The following are encoded together in the Salmonella enterica subsp. enterica serovar Choleraesuis genome:
- the mdtC gene encoding multidrug resistance protein MdtC has translation MKFFALFIYRPVATILISVAITLCGVLGFRLLPVAPLPQVDFPVIMVSASLPGASPETMASSVATPLERSLGQIAGVSEMTSTSSLGSTRIIMVFDFERDINGAARDVQAAINAAQNLLPTGMPSRPTYRKANPSDMPIMILTLTSDSYSQGQLYDIASTRLAQSISQIDGVGDVDVGGSSLPAVRVDLNPQALFNQGVSLDSVRTAISNANVRRPQGSIEETGRRWQLQTNDEMKTAAEYRPLIVHYNNGAAVRLQDVANISDSVQDVRNAGMTNAKPAILLMVRKTSDANIIETVDRIREQLPILRTTVPATIDLQVAMDRTPTIRASLAEVEQTLAISVGLVILVVFLFLRSGRATLIPAVAVPVSLIGTFAAMYLCGFSLNNLSLMALTVATGFVVDDAIVVLENIARHLEAGIKPLQAALQGVREVGFTVVSMSLSLVAVFLPLLLMGGLPGRLFREFAVTLAVSIGISLVVSLTLTPMMCGLLLKASPKKEPTNRGFGRMLDKLQQGYARSLSWVLNHTKLVGAVLIATIVLNVWLYISVPKTFFPEQDTGLLMGSIQADQSISFGAMRGKLQDFMTIIREDPAVDNVTGFTGGSRVNSGSMFISLKPLSERNVSAQGVIDRLRKKLANEPGASLFLMAMQDIRAGGRQSNASYQFSLLSDDLTALREWEPKITAAFSKLPELTDVSSDQQDNGSEMDLIYDRETMSRLGIDVADANNLLNNAFGQRQISTIYQPLNQYKVVMEVDPRYTQDISALDQMFVTSKDGKPIPLSYFASWQPANAPLSVNHEGLSAAATVSFNLANGVALSDASDAIDRTMTALGVPTSVRGQWAGNAQLFQDTQNSQLYLILAALATVYIVLGILYESYVHPLTILSTLPSAGVGALLALELFGAPFSLIALIGIMLLIGIVKKNAIMMVDFALVAEREGSMTPKEAIFQACLLRFRPIMMTTLAALFAALPLVLASGDGSELRQPLGVTIAGGLVVSQILTLYTTPVVYLFFDRLRLRFARKRPVVSEEEHA, from the coding sequence GTGAAGTTCTTCGCCCTGTTCATCTATCGCCCGGTGGCGACCATTCTGATTAGTGTGGCCATCACCTTATGCGGCGTGCTTGGCTTCCGGCTGCTGCCGGTGGCCCCGCTGCCGCAGGTGGATTTCCCGGTTATCATGGTCAGCGCCTCCCTGCCCGGCGCTTCGCCAGAAACTATGGCCTCATCGGTAGCGACGCCTCTGGAACGTTCGCTGGGGCAAATAGCCGGGGTCAGTGAAATGACCTCCACCAGCTCGCTTGGCAGCACGCGTATAATCATGGTGTTCGACTTCGAGCGGGACATTAACGGTGCCGCCCGCGACGTGCAGGCGGCTATCAACGCCGCGCAAAACCTGCTGCCGACCGGGATGCCAAGCCGCCCGACCTATCGTAAAGCCAACCCGTCCGATATGCCGATAATGATCCTGACATTAACGTCAGACTCCTATTCGCAGGGGCAGCTTTATGACATTGCATCCACCCGTCTGGCCCAGAGTATTTCGCAAATAGATGGCGTCGGTGATGTGGATGTTGGGGGCAGTTCGCTCCCCGCCGTGCGTGTCGATCTCAATCCTCAGGCGCTGTTTAATCAGGGCGTTTCGCTGGATTCTGTGCGCACCGCTATCTCCAATGCCAACGTGCGTCGCCCTCAGGGGTCTATCGAGGAAACCGGCCGCCGCTGGCAGTTGCAAACCAATGATGAGATGAAAACGGCTGCTGAATACCGGCCGCTTATTGTTCATTACAACAACGGGGCTGCGGTTCGTTTACAGGATGTCGCAAACATTAGCGACTCGGTGCAGGACGTACGTAATGCCGGGATGACCAACGCTAAACCGGCAATCCTGCTGATGGTGCGTAAAACATCCGACGCCAATATTATCGAAACCGTCGACAGAATTCGCGAGCAGCTTCCGATACTGCGCACCACCGTTCCGGCCACAATCGATCTTCAGGTTGCGATGGACAGAACGCCAACCATTCGCGCCTCGCTGGCAGAGGTAGAGCAGACACTGGCTATCTCGGTCGGGCTGGTGATTCTGGTGGTGTTTCTGTTTCTGCGCTCCGGGCGTGCGACGCTTATTCCAGCCGTTGCGGTGCCTGTGTCGCTTATCGGCACTTTCGCCGCCATGTATCTTTGCGGCTTCAGCCTGAACAACCTGTCGCTGATGGCGCTCACCGTTGCCACCGGATTTGTGGTAGATGATGCCATCGTGGTGCTAGAGAACATCGCCCGGCACCTTGAGGCGGGAATAAAACCGCTACAGGCAGCGTTACAGGGGGTGCGCGAAGTTGGCTTTACCGTCGTCTCCATGAGCCTGTCGCTGGTCGCCGTTTTCCTTCCGCTGTTGCTAATGGGGGGGTTGCCGGGGCGACTATTCAGGGAATTTGCGGTTACGCTGGCGGTATCCATTGGTATTTCGCTGGTGGTGTCATTGACGCTGACGCCAATGATGTGTGGCCTGCTGCTCAAAGCCAGCCCGAAAAAAGAGCCGACTAACCGCGGCTTTGGACGGATGCTGGATAAACTGCAGCAAGGCTATGCGCGCTCACTAAGCTGGGTGCTGAATCACACCAAACTGGTGGGTGCGGTGCTCATTGCCACTATCGTCCTAAACGTCTGGCTCTATATTTCCGTGCCTAAAACCTTTTTCCCGGAGCAGGATACCGGGCTGCTAATGGGTAGCATTCAGGCTGACCAGAGCATCTCCTTTGGCGCTATGCGCGGGAAATTACAGGATTTTATGACCATTATCCGCGAAGATCCGGCGGTGGATAATGTAACCGGCTTTACCGGTGGTTCCAGGGTTAACAGCGGCTCAATGTTTATCTCGCTGAAACCGCTTTCAGAACGTAACGTCAGCGCCCAGGGCGTTATTGACCGGTTGCGTAAAAAACTGGCCAATGAGCCGGGTGCCAGCCTGTTTCTGATGGCGATGCAGGATATTCGCGCCGGTGGCCGTCAGTCCAACGCCAGTTATCAGTTCTCATTGCTCTCAGACGATCTGACTGCCCTGCGCGAGTGGGAACCCAAAATAACAGCGGCCTTTTCAAAACTGCCTGAGCTAACCGACGTCAGCTCCGACCAACAGGATAACGGCTCGGAGATGGACTTAATCTATGACCGTGAAACCATGTCGCGGCTGGGTATCGACGTGGCGGATGCTAACAACCTGTTGAACAATGCCTTCGGTCAGCGCCAGATCTCGACTATTTATCAGCCACTGAACCAATATAAAGTGGTCATGGAGGTCGACCCGCGCTACACCCAGGATATCAGCGCCCTTGACCAGATGTTCGTCACCAGCAAAGACGGTAAGCCGATTCCATTGTCTTACTTTGCAAGCTGGCAGCCCGCTAACGCTCCGCTTTCGGTAAACCACGAAGGCCTGTCGGCGGCGGCGACCGTGTCGTTTAACCTGGCAAATGGCGTGGCGCTTTCCGATGCCAGCGATGCTATCGACAGGACCATGACCGCACTCGGCGTACCGACCTCGGTACGCGGTCAGTGGGCCGGGAATGCCCAGCTATTCCAGGATACGCAAAACTCGCAGCTTTATCTGATCCTTGCCGCACTGGCTACGGTCTATATCGTGCTGGGGATTCTTTATGAAAGCTATGTCCACCCGCTAACCATTTTGTCCACCCTGCCCTCTGCCGGAGTGGGCGCGCTGCTGGCGCTGGAGCTTTTCGGGGCACCGTTTAGCCTGATTGCCCTGATTGGGATTATGTTGCTGATTGGTATAGTGAAAAAGAACGCCATCATGATGGTGGATTTTGCGCTGGTCGCTGAGCGTGAAGGCTCGATGACACCAAAAGAGGCGATTTTTCAGGCCTGCCTGCTGCGCTTTAGACCAATTATGATGACTACCCTGGCGGCGCTGTTTGCGGCATTGCCGCTGGTGCTCGCCAGCGGTGACGGTTCCGAATTACGCCAGCCGCTGGGGGTAACTATTGCCGGTGGCCTTGTGGTCAGTCAGATCCTTACCCTGTACACCACGCCGGTGGTCTATCTCTTCTTCGACCGGCTACGGCTGCGATTTGCCCGTAAACGCCCGGTAGTGAGCGAGGAGGAACATGCATGA
- the mdtB gene encoding multidrug resistance protein MdtB, producing the protein MQVLPPSATGGPSRLFIMRPVATTLLMVALLLAGLLGYRFLPVSALPEVDYPTIQVVTLYPGASPDVMTSAVTAPLERQFGQMSGLKQMSSQSAGGASVVTLQFQLELPLDVAEQEVQAAINAATNLLPNDLPNPPVYNKVNPADPPIMTLAVTSSALPMTQVEDMVETRIAQKISQISGVGLVTISGGQRPAVRVKLNAQAMASLGLTSEMLRTAISDANVNSAKGSLDGPTRAITLSANDQMKSADEYRQLVVAYKNGAPVRLRDIATVEQGAENQWLGAWANKQPAIVMNVQRQPGANIINTADSIRALLPQLKESLPKSVSINLISDRTTNIRASVSDTQFELMLAIALVVMIIYLFLRNIPATIIPGVAVPLSLIGTFGVMVFLDFSINNLTLMALTIATGFVVDDAIVVIENISRYIEKGEKPMAAALKGAGEIGFTIISLTFSLIAVLIPLLFMGDIVGRLFREFAVTLAIAILISAVVSLTLTPMMCARMLSQESLRKQNRFSLACERFIERVIAAYGRGLTKVLHHPWLTLSVALGTLALTLILWVFIPKGFFPVQDNGIIQATLQAPQSVSFTSMSQRQHQVADILLADKDVASVTSFIGVDGTNPALNNGRFQINLKPLDERDDRVGAIISRLQEKVANIPGVTLFMQPVQDLTIDTQVSHTQYQFTLRATSLDALSTWVPKLTSALQQKAQLADVASDWQDQGLVGYVNVDRDNASRLGISMSDVDNALYNAFGQRLISTIYTQANQYRVVLSHDITNTPGLAALNDVRLTSSDGGSVPLNAIAKIEQRFGPLAINHQDQFPSATISFNVSPGYSLGDAVQIVSDTEKALGFPVDISTDFQGSTLAFQAALSSTVWLILAAIVAMYIVLGILYESFIHPITILSTLPTAGVGALLSLLLAGSELDVIAIIGIILLIGIVKKNAIMMIDFALAAEREQGMKPYDAIYQACLLRFRPILMTTLAALLGALPLMLSTGVGAELRRPLGIGMVGGLLVSQVLTLFTTPVIYLLFDNLALRVRSRWQRHGEEA; encoded by the coding sequence ATGCAGGTTCTTCCACCTAGCGCCACAGGCGGTCCATCCCGCCTGTTTATTATGCGCCCGGTGGCCACCACCCTTCTGATGGTGGCCTTATTGCTGGCCGGGTTGCTTGGCTATCGCTTTCTACCCGTTTCCGCGCTGCCTGAAGTCGACTATCCCACCATTCAGGTCGTCACACTTTATCCGGGTGCCAGCCCGGATGTTATGACTTCAGCAGTGACCGCGCCGCTGGAGCGCCAGTTCGGTCAGATGTCTGGCCTGAAACAGATGTCATCACAGAGCGCCGGTGGGGCCTCAGTCGTTACATTACAGTTCCAGCTTGAACTGCCGCTGGATGTCGCCGAGCAGGAAGTACAGGCGGCGATTAATGCCGCAACCAACCTGCTGCCAAACGACCTTCCTAACCCGCCGGTCTATAACAAAGTGAACCCGGCCGATCCGCCAATTATGACGCTGGCCGTTACCTCTAGCGCCCTGCCGATGACCCAGGTCGAAGACATGGTCGAAACCCGCATCGCGCAAAAAATCTCTCAGATAAGCGGCGTGGGTCTGGTCACCATTAGCGGCGGTCAGCGCCCGGCGGTACGGGTAAAACTGAACGCGCAGGCCATGGCATCACTGGGATTGACCAGCGAAATGCTGCGCACCGCTATCAGCGACGCAAACGTCAACTCGGCTAAAGGTAGCCTCGATGGCCCGACCCGCGCCATTACGCTTTCTGCCAATGACCAGATGAAGTCAGCCGATGAATATCGGCAACTGGTGGTTGCCTATAAAAACGGTGCGCCTGTGCGGCTGCGCGATATCGCCACCGTGGAGCAAGGGGCTGAGAACCAGTGGCTGGGAGCATGGGCCAATAAACAACCGGCAATTGTGATGAACGTGCAGCGCCAGCCGGGTGCCAACATCATTAATACCGCCGATAGTATTCGCGCACTGCTGCCGCAGTTAAAAGAGAGCCTGCCAAAATCCGTTAGCATCAACCTGATTTCCGACCGGACAACCAATATCAGGGCCTCAGTCAGCGATACTCAGTTTGAACTGATGCTGGCTATCGCGCTGGTGGTGATGATTATCTATCTGTTCCTGCGCAATATTCCGGCCACCATTATCCCCGGCGTTGCGGTTCCGCTATCGCTTATCGGTACTTTTGGGGTGATGGTTTTCCTCGATTTCTCGATTAACAACCTGACGCTAATGGCCCTGACTATCGCCACCGGGTTCGTGGTCGATGACGCGATTGTGGTTATTGAAAACATCTCGCGCTATATCGAGAAGGGTGAAAAGCCCATGGCGGCAGCGCTGAAAGGAGCCGGTGAGATAGGTTTTACCATCATCTCCCTCACCTTCTCACTGATTGCAGTATTGATTCCGCTGCTGTTTATGGGCGATATCGTTGGCCGTCTGTTCCGGGAATTCGCCGTTACGCTTGCCATCGCAATACTAATTTCTGCGGTGGTCTCTCTCACCCTAACGCCAATGATGTGCGCGCGTATGCTGAGCCAGGAATCTCTGCGCAAGCAAAACCGCTTCTCACTGGCCTGTGAACGCTTTATTGAGCGGGTTATTGCCGCCTATGGACGTGGCTTAACCAAAGTGCTGCACCATCCGTGGTTAACGCTAAGCGTGGCCCTGGGCACGCTGGCATTGACGCTGATTCTGTGGGTGTTTATCCCTAAAGGATTCTTCCCGGTTCAGGATAACGGCATTATTCAGGCCACCTTACAGGCACCGCAGTCGGTTTCGTTTACCAGCATGAGTCAGCGCCAGCATCAGGTGGCAGATATTCTGCTGGCGGATAAAGACGTGGCCAGCGTCACTTCATTTATCGGGGTCGATGGTACTAACCCGGCGCTGAACAATGGTCGATTCCAGATAAACCTCAAGCCATTGGATGAGCGCGATGACCGGGTGGGAGCGATTATTTCGCGCCTGCAGGAGAAAGTCGCCAATATTCCAGGCGTAACGCTGTTTATGCAGCCGGTGCAGGACTTGACCATTGATACCCAGGTCAGTCATACCCAGTATCAGTTTACCCTGCGCGCCACTTCACTCGATGCACTCAGCACCTGGGTACCGAAGCTCACCAGCGCCTTGCAGCAGAAAGCGCAGCTGGCCGATGTCGCCAGCGACTGGCAGGATCAGGGGCTGGTTGGCTACGTTAATGTGGATCGCGATAACGCCAGCCGCCTCGGAATCAGCATGTCAGACGTGGACAATGCGCTGTATAACGCCTTTGGCCAGCGGTTGATTTCGACTATCTACACCCAGGCCAACCAGTATCGCGTGGTATTAAGCCACGATATTACCAATACGCCAGGTCTGGCCGCGCTTAACGATGTTCGTCTAACCAGCAGCGACGGCGGCAGCGTACCGCTTAACGCTATCGCCAAAATCGAGCAGCGCTTCGGCCCGCTGGCGATAAACCACCAGGATCAGTTCCCTTCAGCCACCATTTCGTTCAACGTCAGCCCCGGCTATTCACTGGGCGATGCGGTGCAAATTGTGTCCGATACTGAGAAAGCTTTGGGGTTCCCGGTCGATATCAGTACCGACTTCCAGGGCAGCACCCTGGCATTTCAGGCGGCGCTAAGCAGTACCGTATGGTTGATTCTGGCGGCTATCGTGGCGATGTATATCGTACTGGGTATCCTGTATGAGAGCTTTATTCACCCAATAACCATCCTCTCTACCCTGCCAACCGCCGGTGTCGGCGCGCTGCTGTCGCTGCTGCTGGCCGGGAGCGAGCTGGATGTTATCGCCATTATCGGGATTATCCTGCTTATCGGTATCGTGAAGAAAAACGCCATCATGATGATTGACTTCGCGCTGGCCGCCGAACGAGAGCAGGGAATGAAGCCTTACGATGCGATTTATCAGGCCTGTTTGCTGCGCTTCCGTCCGATCCTGATGACTACGCTGGCGGCGCTGTTAGGCGCACTGCCGCTGATGCTCAGTACCGGCGTCGGCGCTGAGCTGCGCCGTCCGCTGGGGATTGGTATGGTCGGCGGTCTGCTGGTAAGCCAGGTTCTGACCCTGTTTACCACACCGGTTATCTACCTGCTGTTTGATAATCTGGCGCTGCGTGTCCGCAGCCGCTGGCAGCGGCACGGTGAGGAGGCGTAA
- the mdtA gene encoding multidrug resistance protein MdtA yields the protein MNGTKNSRIVKIAVLAVIIIAALLVWRHFSSSTTPADASGSTKSVAKSGGRHGRGGPLAPVQAATAISKTVPRYLTGLGTVTAANTVTVRSRVNGQLMAIHFTEGQQVKAGDLLAEIDPSEFKVALAQAQGQLARDQATLANDRRDLARYQQLSKTAVISRQDLDTQSAKVNESLGTIKADQAAVANAQLQLDWSRIIAPISGRVGLKQVDIGNQISTSDTNGIVVLTQTHPIDLVFTLPENDIPIIMQAQKAGKALSVEAWDRTNANMLTTGNLLSLDNQIDTTTGTIKLKARFENSDDSLYPNQFVNARLLVSTQQDAVVIPTAALQMGNEGNFVWVLGDDNKVSKHTVTPGIQNSLEVVIDAGLSAGTRVVTDGLDKLTEGARVEVVDAHDAKGKDASAAATPAKGAQS from the coding sequence ATGAATGGTACTAAAAATTCCCGCATCGTTAAGATTGCGGTTTTAGCGGTAATAATTATCGCCGCACTGTTGGTCTGGCGTCACTTTTCATCCAGCACTACCCCGGCTGACGCCTCTGGTAGCACCAAATCAGTTGCTAAAAGCGGCGGCCGCCACGGGCGCGGAGGCCCGCTGGCTCCGGTTCAGGCGGCCACGGCTATCTCAAAAACGGTCCCCCGCTATCTCACCGGGCTGGGAACAGTAACGGCTGCCAATACCGTTACCGTCCGCAGCCGGGTAAATGGCCAGCTAATGGCAATTCATTTCACTGAGGGTCAACAAGTTAAAGCCGGCGATCTGCTGGCCGAGATAGATCCTAGCGAATTCAAAGTCGCGCTGGCTCAGGCTCAGGGACAACTGGCTCGTGACCAGGCGACGCTTGCCAATGACCGTCGCGATCTGGCGCGTTATCAGCAGCTCAGCAAAACGGCGGTTATTTCCCGTCAGGACCTCGATACTCAAAGCGCTAAAGTCAATGAAAGCCTCGGCACCATCAAAGCCGACCAGGCCGCCGTGGCTAATGCCCAATTGCAGCTCGACTGGAGCCGCATTATTGCCCCTATATCAGGGCGCGTGGGGCTTAAGCAGGTTGATATCGGTAATCAGATCTCAACAAGCGATACTAACGGCATTGTGGTGCTTACCCAGACTCATCCAATCGATCTGGTATTCACCCTTCCGGAAAATGACATCCCGATAATCATGCAGGCCCAAAAAGCCGGGAAAGCTCTGAGCGTAGAGGCATGGGATCGCACCAACGCCAACATGCTGACCACCGGCAATTTGCTGAGCCTCGATAACCAGATTGATACCACTACCGGGACAATCAAACTCAAAGCGCGTTTCGAGAATAGCGACGACTCGCTCTATCCCAACCAGTTTGTAAATGCCCGATTGCTGGTATCGACCCAGCAGGATGCCGTAGTTATCCCAACTGCTGCCCTGCAAATGGGTAACGAAGGTAACTTCGTCTGGGTTCTGGGCGATGATAATAAAGTCAGTAAACACACGGTAACGCCGGGCATTCAAAACAGCCTGGAAGTCGTTATCGATGCCGGATTATCCGCCGGCACCCGAGTGGTCACCGATGGACTGGATAAACTGACCGAAGGCGCCAGGGTTGAGGTAGTTGATGCGCATGATGCTAAAGGAAAAGACGCATCCGCTGCGGCAACACCCGCTAAAGGAGCACAATCCTAA
- the yegD gene encoding molecular chaperone — MFIGFDYGTANCSVAVMRDGEPQALLLENDSPLLPSMLCSPTREGVSEWLWRHRQIEPGNAEGQGILRRAIQFNREEDISITPDSVLFGLAALDNYMADPEEVYFVKSPKSFLGASGLKAQQVAMFEDLVCAMMTHIRSQAQNQLQAEISQAVIGRPINFQGLGGDAANQQAQGILERAAQRAGFRDVVFQFEPVAAGLDFEATLQEEKKVLVVDIGGGTTDCSLLLMGPQWRNRSDRGESLLGHSGCRVGGNDLDIMLAFKQLMPLLGMGGLTEKGIILPTLPWWNAVAINDVPAQSDFYSAASGRLLAELIRDAQQPEQVSHLQKVWRQRLSYRLVRAAEESKIALSSQPQVETPLPFIQEQLAALIDSTQQQEALGAPLERIMGQVSLVLNESGIQPDVIYLTGGSARSPLIRAALTELLPGIPVAGGNDFGSVTAGLARWAGVVFQS; from the coding sequence ATGTTTATAGGATTCGATTACGGTACCGCTAACTGCTCTGTAGCCGTAATGCGCGACGGCGAGCCACAGGCCCTGCTGCTCGAAAATGACTCACCTCTCCTGCCCTCGATGCTCTGCTCGCCCACCCGTGAAGGAGTGAGCGAGTGGCTGTGGCGCCACCGCCAAATTGAACCCGGCAATGCCGAGGGCCAGGGCATTTTGCGCCGGGCCATCCAGTTTAATCGCGAAGAAGATATCAGCATCACGCCAGATAGCGTGCTGTTTGGTCTTGCCGCGCTCGACAACTATATGGCCGATCCGGAGGAAGTTTACTTCGTTAAATCGCCGAAATCTTTCCTTGGCGCCAGCGGTCTGAAGGCGCAACAGGTAGCGATGTTTGAAGATCTGGTTTGCGCCATGATGACCCATATTCGCAGCCAGGCACAAAATCAGCTTCAGGCAGAGATCAGTCAGGCGGTTATTGGTCGACCCATTAACTTCCAGGGGCTGGGCGGCGATGCGGCTAACCAGCAGGCACAAGGCATACTGGAGCGTGCCGCCCAGCGCGCCGGTTTTCGCGATGTAGTGTTCCAGTTCGAGCCGGTTGCCGCCGGTCTGGATTTCGAAGCAACCCTTCAGGAAGAGAAAAAAGTACTGGTTGTCGATATTGGCGGCGGTACCACCGACTGCTCCCTGCTGCTCATGGGCCCGCAGTGGCGCAACCGTAGCGATCGAGGGGAAAGCCTGCTGGGCCATAGCGGCTGCCGGGTTGGCGGCAACGATCTCGATATTATGCTGGCCTTCAAACAGCTGATGCCACTGCTGGGTATGGGTGGCCTCACTGAGAAAGGCATCATTCTGCCGACCCTGCCATGGTGGAATGCGGTAGCGATTAACGATGTTCCGGCACAAAGCGACTTTTACAGTGCCGCCAGCGGGCGCTTGCTGGCTGAGCTTATCAGAGACGCCCAGCAGCCAGAGCAGGTAAGCCATCTGCAAAAAGTATGGCGTCAGCGCCTCAGTTATCGTCTGGTGCGCGCTGCCGAAGAGAGCAAAATTGCGTTATCCAGCCAGCCTCAGGTTGAAACGCCGCTGCCTTTCATTCAGGAGCAGCTCGCGGCACTTATTGACAGTACGCAGCAGCAAGAAGCTTTAGGCGCACCGCTGGAGCGCATTATGGGCCAGGTCAGCCTGGTTCTTAACGAGTCAGGTATTCAGCCGGATGTTATCTACCTTACCGGCGGCAGCGCTCGCTCACCGTTGATCCGCGCCGCGCTTACCGAACTGCTGCCGGGTATTCCCGTCGCCGGTGGTAATGATTTTGGCTCGGTCACCGCAGGCCTTGCCCGCTGGGCCGGAGTCGTATTTCAAAGCTAA